Within the Streptomyces sp. YIM 121038 genome, the region CGCATCCAGGCCGAGGCCTTCGAGCGCCTCGTCACCGGGCAGATCCTGGAGACGGCGGGGCCGCGCGACGGACGCGACCCGGTCGAGCACTATCTGGACGTCATCGGCGGCAAGACCGGCTCGCTGATCGCCGTGGCGGGCCGCTTCGGCGCGATGATGTCCGGCGCGGACGAGACGGTCGTGGACGTCCTGACCCAGTACGGGGAGCGGCTCGGAGTCGCCTTCCAGCTCGCCGACGACGTGCTCGACATCGCGTCCGACTCCACCGAGTCCGGCAAGACCCCCGGCACGGACCTGCGCGAGGGCATTCCCACGCTGCCGGTCCTTCGGCTGCGCGAGCGGGTGGAGCGGCTCGGGCTCGCGGAGGACATCGCGCTGAGCGAGCTGCTCGACTCCGACCTCACGGACGACGCCCGGCACGCCGAGGCGCTCTCGCTGCTGCGGGCCCATCCCGCCCTTGAGCAGGCGCGACGGGACACCGTGCGGTACGCGGAGGAGGCGCGCGCCACGCTGGCGCCGCTGGCGGAGGGGGACGCCAAGGCCGCCCTCGTCGAGCTCTGCGACCTGGTGGTGCACCGGGCGGGGTGATCCCGGGGGCCCGGCGCCACACGCACGAGCGTGTGGCGCGCGTCACAGAGAAATGCTGAGCCTGGATTGAGTCCAGGCTCAGATCCGTTCCGTACTCATGCCCGGAAGCCGACGCAGGGGGCGTTGGCTACGGAACGGGGAGATTTCACATCATGGGCGCTCTCACCACATCTGCGAAGAACCGCCGTCGGGCACTGCTCGCCTCCGGGATCGCGGTGGCCGCCGCGGGCGCCCTGGCCGCGGCCGTGCTCCCGGCGACGGCCGCGACGGCGGAGACCGCGCCGGTGGCGACCGCGGAAGCCACCGGCACCCGTGCCGCCCTCCTCGTGGCGAGCCTGAACGGCGCCAACGAGGTGCCCGTCCCCGGCGGCCCCGCCGTCGGCGACAAGGACGGCGCCGCCCTCCAGTTCGTACGGATCAAGGGCGACAAGGTCACCGTCACCGCCACCTGGCGCGGCACGGCCCGGCCCACCGCCCTCCACATCCACCAGGGCGGGAAGGGAACGAACGGCGGCGTCAAGGTCGACTTCACCGGGCTCCTGGCCCGCGCCGAGCACCGGCGGGTCACCGGCACGGTCACGGTGCGCGACGCGGCCCTGCTCAAGCACCTGAAGACGAAGCCGACGGCCTTCTACGCCAACCTGCACACCGCCCAGTTCCCCGGCGGGGCCGTCCGCGGCCAGCTCCACCAGGTCACCGCCGGTGCCGCCCGCGGCTTCCAGGCCTCGGTCGTCAAGGGCGAGCAGATCTACCAGTGCGCCAAGCGCCCGGACGGGACGTACGCCTTCGCGCAGCGCGACGTGCGCGCGACGCTCGGCGGCCGCATCGCGCACGACTTCGTCGCCCCGAACTCCGGCACGCCGCGCTGGCGGGCCCCGGACCGCAGCGCCGTCACCGGCAAGCTGATCTCCAAGACGCCGAACGGCGCGAAGAACATCCCCGAGCTCGACCTCAGGGCCGAGCAGGCAGGGCGGCACACCGGCCTCCTCGCGCACACCGTCGAGATCCTGCGCCTGAACACGGTGGGCGGCGTCCAGCCCGCGGGCGCGTGCAGGCCCGGCGCGATCGCCTCCGTGCCGTACGCGGCGGACTACGTGTTCGTCCAGCGCTGACCGAACAGGCCCGCGCGCCCGCCGCGGCGGGCGCGCGCGGCCCACCGAGCCACTGTGCGGACGACCGACCCGGCAGACCCCCGGCGGGCCGGTCGTCACCTCAGGGGCGGCGCCTCCCCTTACGGGACGGGGGAGGCGCCGCCCCCTTTTGTCATCCCGTAGCAGTACGCGGAGTTGCTCCCGGGGTCTGACGCTTCCCGCTGGCCGATTTGGTCGGATGGAGACAGTCGAAAGGCGAACACTGACCACCACTCCTGACCAATTCGGGTGAGAATGGCGGCGCGGGGTGGACGAGCGCGTGTACGAAACGGAAAGCCGCCGCCGACCACGGAGGTAAGGCACACAATGGCACCGTACGAACCGGAGCAGGGCACGACCGACGCCGAGGAGCTGAGCGCGGGCCGCCGCAAGGCGGCGCGCTACCTCGTCCCGGTCGCGGTGGCGGGGGTGGCGGCGGCGACCATCGGGCTGGTCCCGGCGCTCGCGTCCGGCGGCGACCCGGACCTGCCCAAGCTGACCGCACAGGAACTCATCGAGAAGATCGCCGCGTCGGACACCGAGCAGCTGTCCGGCACCGTGAAGATCAACACGGATCTGGGCCTGCCGTCGTTCGGCGGTGGCGCCGGCGCCTTCGCGCCGGGCGGCGCCGGTGGCGGCGAGGACGACAAGGGCTCGGCCGCCGACCCGGCGGCCAAGCTGTTGGAGCTGGCGTCCGGCTCGCACACACTGCGCGTCGCGGCGGACGGCCCCGACAAGCAGAAGGTCTCCGTCCTGGACGACGCCGCCGAGTACAGCGTGATCCACAACGGCGACGACGTATGGGCGTACGACAGCGCGACGAACGAGGCGTACCACACCAAGGACACCGGCAAGTCCGGTGACAGGTCCGGCAAGAAGGGCGATCTGCCGAAGGACGTCCCGGCCACGCCCGAGGAGTTCGCGCGCCAGGCCTTGAAGGCGGCCGACGAGACGACGTCGGTGAAGGTCGACGGCAGCGCGAAGGTCGCGGGCCGCGACGCGTACCGCCTGGTGCTCAAGCCGAAGGACGCGGGCACCACGGTCGGCCAGATCACCATCGCGGTCGACGCGAAGACGGGCACGCCGCTGAAGTTCACGCTCACCCCGGCGAGCGGCGGCGCGGCGGTCGTCGACGTCGGCTTCACGAAGGTCGACTTCGCCGCGCCGTCCGCGTCCACCTTCGACTTCAAGCCCGCGAAGGGCACGAAGGTCACCGAGGAGGACGGCGGGTCCGCCAAGGACGGGTCCGGCGGCTTCAAGGGCGCGGAGCCCGCGGTCAACGTGATCGGCGAGGGCTGGACGTCCGTCGCCGAGCTGGAACTGCCCGGCGGCCAGGGCCTGCCCGCGTCCGGCTCCGCCGACGTACCGGCGGACGCCCAGCGGTTCCTGGACTCCCTCGGGGACAAGGTCAGCGGCAAGTTCGGCTCGGGCACGGTCTTCAAGACCCGGCTGATCAACGCCCTGATCACCGACGACGGCAAGGTGTACGTGGGCGCGGTCACGAAGGACGCGCTGGTCGAGGCGGCGAACCGCTAGCGCGGGGCGCCGACGGGCGTCC harbors:
- a CDS encoding polyprenyl synthetase family protein, translating into MTVVGPFGLSVRDQALEADVQAGLAAVEEGLLEATKSEVPFITEAAQHLVRAGGKRFRPLLVMLAAQFGDPYAPGIVPSAVVVELTHLATLYHDDVMDEADVRRGVPSANQRWGNSVAVLTGDFLFARASHILADLGPEAVRIQAEAFERLVTGQILETAGPRDGRDPVEHYLDVIGGKTGSLIAVAGRFGAMMSGADETVVDVLTQYGERLGVAFQLADDVLDIASDSTESGKTPGTDLREGIPTLPVLRLRERVERLGLAEDIALSELLDSDLTDDARHAEALSLLRAHPALEQARRDTVRYAEEARATLAPLAEGDAKAALVELCDLVVHRAG
- a CDS encoding CHRD domain-containing protein; the protein is MGALTTSAKNRRRALLASGIAVAAAGALAAAVLPATAATAETAPVATAEATGTRAALLVASLNGANEVPVPGGPAVGDKDGAALQFVRIKGDKVTVTATWRGTARPTALHIHQGGKGTNGGVKVDFTGLLARAEHRRVTGTVTVRDAALLKHLKTKPTAFYANLHTAQFPGGAVRGQLHQVTAGAARGFQASVVKGEQIYQCAKRPDGTYAFAQRDVRATLGGRIAHDFVAPNSGTPRWRAPDRSAVTGKLISKTPNGAKNIPELDLRAEQAGRHTGLLAHTVEILRLNTVGGVQPAGACRPGAIASVPYAADYVFVQR
- a CDS encoding sigma-E factor regulatory protein RseB domain-containing protein — protein: MAPYEPEQGTTDAEELSAGRRKAARYLVPVAVAGVAAATIGLVPALASGGDPDLPKLTAQELIEKIAASDTEQLSGTVKINTDLGLPSFGGGAGAFAPGGAGGGEDDKGSAADPAAKLLELASGSHTLRVAADGPDKQKVSVLDDAAEYSVIHNGDDVWAYDSATNEAYHTKDTGKSGDRSGKKGDLPKDVPATPEEFARQALKAADETTSVKVDGSAKVAGRDAYRLVLKPKDAGTTVGQITIAVDAKTGTPLKFTLTPASGGAAVVDVGFTKVDFAAPSASTFDFKPAKGTKVTEEDGGSAKDGSGGFKGAEPAVNVIGEGWTSVAELELPGGQGLPASGSADVPADAQRFLDSLGDKVSGKFGSGTVFKTRLINALITDDGKVYVGAVTKDALVEAANR